The Dehalococcoidia bacterium genomic sequence TTACAGGAAATATCAGCAAAGTCAAGAGGGTAGCGCCAAAAAGCACCCCTATAACTGAGATCACGCCAATTTCAAAAACCATTAATAATCCCCATTCCTTCCCTGCTAGCATCTTCACCCTAAAAATAGAGCTCAATAAGACCCTATAGCATCTCGCAACAATTACAGTGTGTCTCGACCGAATCGCACTGTGCCCAACAAACGTTAGACCTTCTGGATGATGACCAGCCCATTTCTATGCCCGGGAACAGAACCTCGCAGAAGAAGCAGGTTGCGGTCCGGGTCGGCCTTTACTACCTTCAATCTTCTGGCGGTCACCCTTTCGTTCCCCATATGTCCGGCCATGCGCTGCCCTTTTAGCACCTTGGATTGGCCAGTGCCGGCGCCAACGGAACCGGGAGCCCGGTGACGATCAGACTGCCCGTGTGTTTTAGGGCCACCCTTAAAGTGATGGCGCTTCACTCCACCGGCGAAGCCCCTTCCCTTTGAAGTGCCGATAACATCGACAATATCTCCAGGCTTGAAAATATCAACGCCTACTTTTTGACCAAGCTCCACTCCGGAAATATCATCCGTCCTCAGTTCGCGCAATTGCTTGAAATTCCCGGACTTTTTGA encodes the following:
- the rplC gene encoding 50S ribosomal protein L3, whose product is MVGGILGKKIGMTQIFADDGAVVQVTAIEAGPCAVTQIKTLDKEGYNAVQIGFSESKKLNKPEKGHLKKSGNFKQLRELRTDDISGVELGQKVGVDIFKPGDIVDVIGTSKGRGFAGGVKRHHFKGGPKTHGQSDRHRAPGSVGAGTGQSKVLKGQRMAGHMGNERVTARRLKVVKADPDRNLLLLRGSVPGHRNGLVIIQKV